DNA sequence from the Gordonia polyisoprenivorans genome:
TCGAATGCCACAGCGATGAGGTTCCACCGTTCGCCCCCTTCCTGCCCCGAGAGGACTCCGCATGACCAGTCAGCCCGCCCCGCTCGCCGACCTCGGGGACCGCATCGCCGACATCGACGGGCTCATCCGCGTCGAGACCCACCCCCGCACGGTGGCGACCCCGATCATCGTCGACATGCTGCGCTCGGTGTACCCGCACGACAAGATCTTCGGGCAGTTCTGCCCGATCCAGGGATACGTGGACGCACCGCCCCGCGAGCTGTTCTCCTGGCTCTCCGACACCCGCTCGCTGGAGGAATGGACCTACAGTCTGCGCGGATTCACCGAAACCGACGAGCCCGGCCTGTGGGTCGCCCAGGACCGCCTCGGCGACAACACCGAGATCTACACCCGCACCATCGCCGACCCGAATGCGATGACCGTCGACTACCACTGCGCATGGGATCAGGGTGATCACCTGTGGATGATCTACCTGATGCGGGTCGTCGATGCGCAGGTGGTGTTGAATCGTCCGGGTTCGGTGGTGCTGTGGAACAACTGCCGGCATCCCTTCTACGACGAGAATCCCTACCCCGACACCGCGCCGCCCGATCGCCCGGTATGGGTCGGCGATTTCTGGGAGATGTTCTCTGCCGGACACCAACTCGAGCTCGACAATCTCACGGCGATCGCCGAGTTCCGCCACCACAACAACCTGCCCCTCACCCCGGAATGGATGACGTCATGACCGCCTCGACCAGACTTGATCCGACCCGCTCACCGGTGGTCCTGCGTGATCTCGCAGCCTATCTCCCCGACAACCGGGTCCCGGCCGACTATT
Encoded proteins:
- a CDS encoding SRPBCC family protein, which translates into the protein MTSQPAPLADLGDRIADIDGLIRVETHPRTVATPIIVDMLRSVYPHDKIFGQFCPIQGYVDAPPRELFSWLSDTRSLEEWTYSLRGFTETDEPGLWVAQDRLGDNTEIYTRTIADPNAMTVDYHCAWDQGDHLWMIYLMRVVDAQVVLNRPGSVVLWNNCRHPFYDENPYPDTAPPDRPVWVGDFWEMFSAGHQLELDNLTAIAEFRHHNNLPLTPEWMTS